The following proteins are co-located in the Candidatus Woesearchaeota archaeon genome:
- a CDS encoding serine hydroxymethyltransferase, translated as MDDLRKKDPAVAETIDHELRRIRNGVELIPSENFVSLAVMQVMGTVFTNKYSEGYPHKRYYGGNEYVDMVEDIAVERAKKLFGAEHVNVQPYSGSPANLACFFAFMSLGDDFMGLDLSCGGHLTHGSPVNFSGKWYKIHSYGVNKDTELMEMDVIRKQAKEVKPKMIISGLTAYPRKIDFKAFQEICDEVGAIHMSDISHISGLVVSGVHPSPVPHADVVTTTTHKTLRGPRGAMIMCKEKHAKAIDKAVFPGLQGGPHDHITAAKAVAFGEALQPDFKEYGKQIVKNAKAMAEELMRKGVKLVTDGTDNHLMVIDLTKSMGRDLTGKGKEIQIALEEAGIYTNKNTIPYEPGSPFNPSGIRIGTPAITTRGMKESEMKVIADGISRVIAKFEDRDAITRVNEDILEMCKKFELYPGLDILKMK; from the coding sequence ATGGACGACCTCAGGAAAAAAGATCCGGCAGTGGCTGAAACTATAGACCACGAATTGAGGCGCATCAGGAATGGCGTCGAGCTTATTCCTTCTGAAAATTTTGTTTCCCTTGCAGTGATGCAGGTCATGGGAACTGTCTTTACAAACAAGTACTCTGAAGGCTACCCGCATAAAAGGTATTATGGAGGCAATGAATATGTTGACATGGTTGAGGACATTGCTGTTGAGCGGGCAAAAAAGCTGTTTGGCGCTGAGCATGTGAATGTCCAGCCTTATTCCGGCAGCCCTGCCAACCTGGCATGCTTTTTTGCATTCATGAGCCTGGGCGATGATTTCATGGGCCTGGACCTGTCCTGCGGCGGCCATCTCACGCACGGCAGCCCTGTTAATTTCTCAGGCAAATGGTACAAGATACACAGCTATGGTGTCAACAAGGACACAGAGCTCATGGAGATGGATGTCATAAGAAAACAGGCAAAGGAAGTCAAGCCGAAAATGATAATTTCCGGGCTGACAGCCTACCCAAGAAAAATTGATTTCAAGGCATTCCAGGAAATCTGCGACGAAGTTGGCGCAATCCACATGTCTGATATTTCGCATATTTCCGGATTGGTCGTTTCAGGCGTGCATCCGAGCCCGGTACCGCATGCAGATGTTGTCACAACAACAACGCATAAGACATTGAGGGGGCCAAGAGGGGCCATGATAATGTGCAAGGAAAAGCATGCAAAGGCAATTGACAAGGCTGTTTTCCCGGGATTGCAGGGCGGGCCTCATGACCACATCACAGCTGCAAAGGCAGTTGCATTTGGCGAGGCCCTTCAGCCAGACTTCAAGGAGTATGGAAAGCAGATAGTCAAAAATGCAAAAGCAATGGCTGAAGAGCTTATGCGAAAAGGGGTAAAGCTTGTCACAGACGGGACAGACAACCACCTTATGGTAATAGACCTGACCAAAAGCATGGGCAGGGATTTGACTGGAAAAGGCAAGGAGATACAGATTGCCCTGGAGGAAGCAGGGATTTACACAAACAAGAACACAATCCCTTATGAGCCTGGCTCGCCATTCAACCCTTCGGGCATAAGGATCGGGACTCCTGCAATAACAACAAGAGGCATGAAGGAAAGCGAAATGAAAGTGATTGCGGACGGAATTTCCAGGGTCATTGCCAAGTTTGAGGACAGGGACGCAATAACCAGAGTCAATGAGGACATTCTTGAAATGTGCAAGAAATTCGAGCTATATCCCGGGCTGGACATATTGAAGATGAAGTGA